Proteins encoded together in one Thermoplasmata archaeon window:
- the polC gene encoding DNA polymerase II large subunit, protein MEAYFRAIEAEVDRAYAVARAARAEGYDPEVAPEIPRAQDMASRVEKLLAHLDIEGIADEIRALATRLPREEVAVEIARRLARDPARSGTIADRVDTALRVGLAILTEGILVAPLEGLAEVHVRAGPDGGYIELYYAGPIRAAGGTAQALSVLLADIVRRDLGLSAYRAGPEEIGRFQEEIPLYKHYQHLQYSPTAEEIELVVRGLPVAISGEATEGDAEVSAFRDLERVPTNGIRGGACLVLAEGLCQKAAKVRKVVEILGIDGWEFLDRLGHHAEEEDDARTPKYLQDAVGGRPVLAHPNRPGGFRLVYGRARTSGLAGCAVNPATMVVLQEFVAIGTQVKLEYPGKASAIGVCDTIDGPIVELADGTVTAVHDVARARALAPEIRRILDLGEMLVGFGEFLENNRPLVPGAYSLDWHAEELAGAGVAESVGLNVTDYADAVRLARAHGVPLHPRWGLFWHDLAPAEIRALSEFVERTGRWTDSSLEIPDDPSWREPLARLGFLSAPLRGEARRGEPDPSAALVGGLGLEPADGLLVRRAPLEPLELEPLAYASRLAGVTLRPRAPSRIGARVGRPEKAYQRVMQPNVHALFPVGAAGGTTRSVTEAARRTLAGGTPVELGLRTCPGCGRATVWARCTCGAHTAPTQRIVTEPLPVARIWNDAIARLQLARVPPVKGVKGLASPGKCPEPLEKGILRASHGISVYQDGTARFDLTDLPLTHFRPREVGTPVDRLRALGYATDWSGRSLDNPDALVELRPQDVVVSRSCGAYLVRLAQFLDDALVRLYGLPPFYRAERPADLVGQIVVALAPHTSGGVAARIVGFTDAEACFAHPVLHAAKRRNCDGDEDSVTLLLDALVNFSRAYLPASRGALMDKPLVLTTRLDPTEVDKEAHNVDVAGRYPLALYRAAAERRPPKEVEGLVDTIGHRLGTERALRDYGFTHDTRDIAGGPVRSAYRGQRGMQDTVERSIVLTSQIRAVDVAEAVTLVLNGHFLRDVMGNLKSYATQKFRCKSCGVSYRRAPLEGRCVAERPGGGRCDGELAATVFEASVRKYLPLSQRLSEIDGITPYVRQRIQLLGASIATLFPNPTAQTTLDRFRSGPASSP, encoded by the coding sequence GTGGAGGCCTACTTTCGCGCGATCGAGGCCGAGGTCGATCGCGCGTACGCGGTCGCGCGAGCGGCCCGGGCCGAGGGCTACGACCCCGAGGTCGCGCCGGAGATCCCGCGGGCGCAGGACATGGCCTCCCGGGTCGAGAAGTTGCTCGCCCATCTCGACATCGAGGGCATCGCGGACGAGATCCGGGCGCTGGCCACCCGCCTGCCACGCGAGGAGGTCGCCGTCGAGATCGCCCGCCGGCTCGCCCGCGACCCCGCGCGCTCCGGCACGATCGCCGACCGGGTCGACACCGCGCTTCGCGTCGGGCTCGCGATCCTGACCGAAGGGATCCTCGTCGCGCCGCTCGAGGGCCTCGCGGAGGTCCATGTGCGCGCCGGGCCCGACGGCGGCTACATCGAGCTGTACTACGCCGGACCGATCCGAGCCGCCGGCGGGACCGCCCAGGCGCTCAGCGTTCTCCTCGCCGACATCGTGCGACGAGACCTCGGGCTTTCAGCCTATCGGGCCGGACCCGAGGAGATCGGCCGGTTCCAGGAGGAGATCCCGCTCTACAAGCACTACCAGCATCTCCAGTACAGCCCGACCGCCGAGGAGATCGAGCTCGTGGTCCGCGGGCTGCCGGTCGCGATCTCGGGCGAGGCGACCGAGGGCGACGCCGAGGTCAGCGCCTTCCGCGACCTCGAGCGGGTACCGACGAACGGGATCCGGGGCGGCGCCTGCCTCGTCCTCGCCGAGGGACTCTGCCAGAAGGCTGCCAAGGTCCGCAAGGTCGTCGAGATTCTCGGGATCGACGGATGGGAGTTCCTCGACCGGCTGGGCCACCACGCGGAGGAGGAGGATGACGCCCGGACGCCGAAGTATCTGCAGGACGCGGTCGGCGGGCGGCCGGTGCTGGCGCATCCGAACCGGCCCGGAGGCTTCCGCCTCGTCTACGGACGGGCGCGCACGAGCGGACTCGCTGGCTGCGCGGTGAACCCGGCGACCATGGTCGTCCTGCAGGAGTTCGTCGCGATTGGGACCCAGGTGAAGCTCGAGTATCCGGGCAAGGCGAGCGCGATCGGGGTCTGCGACACGATCGACGGGCCTATCGTCGAGCTCGCGGATGGGACCGTCACCGCCGTGCACGACGTCGCGCGGGCCCGCGCGCTCGCTCCCGAGATCCGTCGGATCCTCGACCTCGGGGAGATGCTGGTCGGCTTCGGCGAGTTCCTCGAGAACAACCGGCCGCTGGTGCCGGGGGCCTACAGCCTCGACTGGCACGCCGAGGAGCTCGCCGGCGCCGGCGTCGCCGAGTCGGTGGGTCTCAACGTGACGGACTACGCCGACGCCGTCCGCCTCGCGCGGGCGCACGGCGTCCCGCTCCATCCGCGCTGGGGGCTCTTCTGGCACGACCTCGCCCCGGCCGAGATCCGGGCGCTCTCGGAGTTCGTCGAGCGGACCGGCCGCTGGACGGATTCGTCGCTGGAGATCCCCGACGACCCGTCCTGGCGCGAGCCGCTCGCCCGGCTCGGGTTCCTGTCGGCGCCTCTCCGTGGCGAGGCCCGCCGCGGCGAGCCCGACCCGAGCGCGGCGCTGGTCGGAGGCCTGGGGCTCGAGCCCGCGGACGGCCTGCTCGTGCGGCGCGCGCCGCTCGAGCCGCTCGAGCTCGAGCCGCTCGCCTACGCGAGCCGGCTCGCGGGGGTCACGCTGCGGCCGCGCGCCCCGTCCCGGATCGGCGCGCGCGTCGGCCGCCCGGAGAAGGCGTACCAGCGGGTCATGCAGCCGAACGTCCACGCGCTCTTTCCCGTCGGCGCGGCCGGTGGGACGACCCGTTCGGTCACCGAGGCCGCGCGTCGCACGCTCGCTGGCGGCACCCCGGTCGAGCTCGGGCTGCGCACCTGCCCGGGCTGCGGACGTGCGACCGTCTGGGCCCGGTGCACCTGCGGCGCCCACACCGCGCCCACCCAACGGATCGTGACCGAGCCGCTGCCGGTCGCGCGGATCTGGAACGATGCGATCGCGAGGCTGCAGCTCGCGCGCGTCCCCCCCGTGAAGGGCGTCAAAGGCCTCGCCTCGCCGGGAAAGTGCCCCGAGCCGCTGGAGAAGGGGATCCTCCGGGCCTCGCACGGCATCTCCGTCTACCAGGACGGGACCGCCCGATTCGACCTCACCGATCTGCCGCTGACCCACTTCCGCCCGCGCGAGGTCGGCACGCCGGTCGATCGACTCCGCGCGCTCGGTTACGCCACCGACTGGAGCGGCCGCTCGCTCGACAACCCGGACGCGCTCGTCGAGCTGCGGCCGCAGGATGTGGTCGTGTCCCGCTCGTGCGGTGCCTACCTCGTGCGGCTCGCCCAGTTCCTCGACGACGCGCTCGTCCGACTCTACGGGCTCCCTCCGTTCTACCGTGCGGAGCGACCCGCCGACCTCGTCGGTCAGATCGTGGTCGCCCTGGCCCCGCACACCTCGGGCGGGGTCGCCGCCCGGATCGTCGGGTTCACGGACGCGGAGGCGTGCTTCGCGCACCCGGTCCTCCACGCCGCGAAGCGGCGGAACTGCGACGGCGACGAGGACTCGGTAACGCTCCTCCTCGACGCGCTCGTGAACTTCTCGCGCGCCTACCTGCCGGCGAGCCGCGGCGCGCTGATGGACAAGCCGCTCGTCCTGACGACGCGGCTCGATCCGACCGAGGTCGACAAGGAGGCGCACAACGTCGACGTCGCGGGCCGCTACCCGCTCGCGCTGTATCGGGCGGCGGCCGAGCGGCGGCCGCCGAAGGAGGTCGAGGGCCTGGTCGACACGATCGGCCACCGGCTCGGCACGGAGCGCGCGCTCCGCGATTACGGCTTCACGCACGACACGCGCGACATCGCCGGCGGGCCGGTCCGCTCGGCCTACCGCGGCCAGCGCGGCATGCAGGACACGGTCGAGCGCTCGATCGTCCTCACGAGCCAGATCCGCGCGGTCGACGTGGCCGAGGCGGTGACCCTAGTGCTGAACGGGCACTTCCTGCGCGACGTCATGGGGAACCTCAAGAGCTACGCGACGCAGAAGTTCCGCTGCAAGAGCTGTGGCGTGTCGTACCGCCGCGCGCCGCTCGAGGGCCGGTGCGTCGCGGAGCGACCCGGCGGCGGCCGGTGCGACGGCGAGCTCGCCGCCACGGTCTTCGAGGCCTCGGTGCGCAAGTACCTGCCGCTCTCGCAGCGCCTGAGCGAGATCGACGGCATCACGCCGTACGTGCGCCAGCGCATCCAGCTGCTCGGTGCGTCGATCGCGACGCTGTTCCCGAACCCGACCGCCCAGACGACGCTCGACCGCTTCCGATCGGGCCCGGCGTCCTCGCCGTAG
- the ftsZ gene encoding cell division protein FtsZ — MKSIIQEAIAKHQENQSLVEEKAAPAAPAYGSADDAELAKLAETLKVNIRIVGCGGGGSNTINRCVEEGIQGAEMCAINTDAKHLLTIHAPRKILIGRRATKGLGAGARPEVGEEAARENEEELRQFLNGAHIVFVTAGMGGGTGTGSAHLVARIAKEVGALTMGVVTLPFAGEGAARMEQARDGLERLRRVCDTTIVIQNDKLLELVPRMPLDSAFKLADAVLMTAIKGITEIVTKPGLVNLDYADILTVMKDGGVALIGLGESESATDRVTEAVTEALTSPLLGAVELKDATGALVRVIGGPTMTVSEAEKAAALVGGKISKRARIIWGCSVENSQDMENTIKVLLIITGVRATSLLGQKGGYAAGESEEVIDLVR, encoded by the coding sequence ATGAAGTCCATCATCCAGGAAGCGATCGCGAAACACCAAGAGAACCAGTCCTTGGTCGAGGAGAAGGCGGCGCCCGCGGCCCCGGCCTACGGGAGCGCGGACGACGCGGAGCTCGCGAAGCTGGCGGAGACGCTCAAGGTCAACATCCGAATCGTCGGGTGCGGCGGCGGCGGCTCGAACACGATCAACCGGTGCGTCGAGGAAGGCATCCAGGGCGCCGAGATGTGCGCCATCAACACGGACGCCAAGCACCTGCTCACGATCCATGCCCCCAGGAAGATCCTCATCGGACGGCGGGCCACCAAGGGCCTGGGCGCCGGCGCCCGGCCCGAGGTCGGCGAGGAGGCCGCGCGCGAGAACGAGGAGGAGCTGCGACAGTTCCTCAACGGCGCGCACATCGTCTTCGTCACCGCGGGGATGGGCGGCGGGACCGGCACCGGCTCCGCGCACCTCGTGGCCCGGATCGCGAAAGAGGTGGGCGCGCTGACGATGGGCGTCGTCACGCTGCCGTTCGCCGGCGAGGGCGCGGCCCGCATGGAGCAGGCCCGCGACGGCCTCGAGCGCCTGCGCCGAGTCTGCGACACGACGATCGTCATCCAGAACGACAAGCTCCTCGAGCTCGTCCCGCGGATGCCGCTCGACTCCGCCTTCAAGCTCGCGGACGCGGTCCTCATGACCGCGATCAAGGGGATCACCGAGATCGTCACGAAGCCCGGCCTCGTCAACCTCGACTACGCCGACATCCTGACGGTCATGAAGGACGGCGGAGTCGCGCTGATCGGGCTCGGGGAGAGCGAGAGCGCGACCGACCGCGTCACCGAGGCGGTCACCGAGGCGCTCACCTCGCCCCTGCTCGGAGCGGTCGAGCTCAAGGACGCCACCGGCGCGCTCGTGCGCGTCATCGGCGGCCCGACGATGACGGTCAGCGAGGCGGAGAAGGCGGCTGCCCTGGTGGGCGGCAAGATCTCCAAGCGCGCCCGCATCATCTGGGGCTGCTCGGTCGAGAACTCCCAGGACATGGAGAACACGATCAAGGTGCTCCTGATCATCACGGGCGTGCGCGCGACGAGCCTCCTCGGCCAGAAGGGAGGCTATGCCGCCGGCGAGTCCGAGGAAGTCATCGACCTCGTCCGGTAG
- the purH gene encoding bifunctional phosphoribosylaminoimidazolecarboxamide formyltransferase/IMP cyclohydrolase produces the protein MAPEAEPTVRVARALLSVDDKQGLADLARGLLELGVELWATAGTRRALAEADVSVGAAEELTGIAAWFGGRIKTLHPALLGGILAPRTDAGQRELAERGLRPFDLVVTNLYPFERHLAEPAADREEFIDIGGVTLARAAAKNHAWVSVVMDPADYPGLLAEMRAHGGVTATTRARLASAAFRRTSDYDRAIAGALGSGPPVPDDGPFPEELVLRREPLRLRYGENPHQRAAAYRGAGPVGAGFQPRPFAVVKGDALSFTNLLDVDTALAIVAEFPGPSAAVVKHATPCGVASGTTVREALERAIETDPVARYGCAIAVNRPLGPDDPVALKGIFVDLFAAPAFDVAALASLGHRTKLKVVRAEPPIAGAAAWEAKSALDRLLLQEVDQRELAPSDFRQVTGAPVRPEAACALDFAWRVVRHAKSNAIVLAQGARTVGIGSGQPTRVKAVELACEVAGERARGAVLASDAFFPFPDGVEAAGRAGVSAIIQPGGSVRDPEVIAAAERYGIAMYFTGWRVFRH, from the coding sequence GTGGCACCGGAGGCCGAGCCCACCGTCCGCGTGGCGCGGGCGCTCCTGTCGGTCGACGACAAGCAGGGCCTGGCCGACTTGGCGCGAGGACTGCTCGAGCTCGGCGTCGAGCTGTGGGCCACCGCGGGGACCCGCCGCGCGCTCGCGGAGGCCGACGTGAGCGTCGGCGCGGCCGAGGAGCTCACGGGGATCGCCGCCTGGTTCGGCGGGCGCATCAAGACCCTGCATCCCGCGCTGCTCGGCGGGATCCTCGCGCCCCGCACGGACGCCGGGCAGCGGGAGCTCGCCGAGCGGGGCCTCCGCCCGTTCGACCTGGTCGTCACCAACCTCTACCCGTTCGAGCGCCACCTCGCCGAGCCGGCGGCGGACCGGGAGGAGTTCATCGACATCGGCGGCGTGACGCTCGCCCGGGCCGCCGCGAAGAACCACGCTTGGGTGTCGGTGGTGATGGATCCGGCGGACTACCCGGGGCTGCTCGCCGAGATGCGCGCCCACGGCGGCGTAACGGCGACCACTCGGGCGCGGCTCGCGAGCGCCGCGTTCCGGCGCACGAGCGACTACGACCGCGCGATCGCCGGCGCGCTGGGGAGCGGCCCCCCCGTTCCCGACGACGGCCCGTTCCCGGAGGAGCTCGTGCTCCGCCGCGAGCCGCTGCGCCTGCGCTACGGAGAGAACCCGCATCAGCGCGCCGCGGCGTACCGGGGGGCGGGCCCGGTAGGGGCGGGCTTCCAGCCTCGGCCCTTCGCGGTCGTGAAGGGCGACGCGCTCTCCTTCACCAACCTCCTCGACGTCGACACGGCGCTCGCGATCGTCGCGGAGTTCCCGGGCCCGAGCGCGGCCGTGGTGAAGCACGCGACCCCGTGCGGCGTGGCCTCGGGCACGACGGTCCGTGAGGCCCTCGAGCGCGCGATCGAAACGGACCCGGTCGCCCGGTACGGCTGCGCGATCGCGGTCAACCGCCCCCTCGGGCCGGACGATCCGGTCGCGCTGAAGGGGATCTTCGTCGACCTGTTCGCCGCGCCGGCGTTCGACGTCGCCGCCCTCGCCTCCCTCGGCCATCGGACGAAGCTGAAGGTCGTGCGGGCCGAACCCCCGATCGCGGGGGCGGCGGCCTGGGAAGCGAAGAGCGCGCTCGACCGACTCCTGCTGCAGGAGGTCGACCAGCGGGAGCTCGCCCCGTCGGACTTCCGCCAGGTCACCGGGGCGCCGGTACGCCCGGAGGCCGCATGCGCCCTCGACTTCGCCTGGCGCGTGGTCCGGCACGCGAAGTCGAACGCGATCGTGCTCGCGCAGGGCGCTCGGACCGTCGGGATCGGCTCCGGCCAGCCGACGCGCGTCAAGGCGGTCGAGCTCGCCTGCGAGGTCGCCGGCGAGCGGGCGCGCGGTGCCGTGCTCGCGTCGGATGCGTTCTTCCCGTTCCCGGACGGGGTCGAGGCCGCCGGACGGGCGGGCGTGAGCGCGATCATCCAGCCCGGCGGCAGCGTCCGCGACCCCGAGGTGATCGCGGCGGCCGAGCGCTATGGGATCGCGATGTACTTCACC
- a CDS encoding EamA family transporter: MSARAPAGDSRFSRQDVALLAALALVWGSAYVFIREGIVFGAAALPFAAIRYALSAVAFFLLAAGRREAFPPRRALLVSAAVGGTLLIGVYGGFLYWGEQYTTGGYASVLASTAPILTLLFAWVLLPSERLGPLALGGIAIGFAGVVVLVVPELSGSSVGTWPGPAFVIGAFVAAAIGSVLLRRFGGGRQGLWQIGTQFAVGALLIGTAALVLPYPRAVPLSVGVLGSLLSLVVFSSVLGYFVYFLLLHRAGPVGANLVAYLVPIVGVGIGSGFFAEPISVWEIVGSLIVITGVSLVIWAPTRGAVRTSSAR; encoded by the coding sequence ATGAGCGCTCGGGCTCCGGCGGGCGATTCCCGGTTCTCCCGGCAGGACGTGGCGCTCCTCGCCGCCCTGGCGCTCGTCTGGGGCTCGGCGTACGTGTTCATCCGGGAGGGAATCGTGTTCGGCGCGGCCGCGCTGCCGTTCGCCGCGATACGCTACGCCCTCTCGGCCGTCGCCTTCTTCCTGCTGGCCGCGGGGCGGCGCGAGGCATTCCCCCCGCGGCGCGCGCTCCTGGTCTCGGCGGCGGTCGGCGGGACCCTCCTCATCGGCGTGTACGGCGGCTTCCTCTATTGGGGCGAGCAGTACACGACGGGCGGGTACGCCTCCGTGCTCGCCTCGACGGCGCCGATCCTCACCCTGCTGTTCGCCTGGGTCCTCCTACCCTCCGAGCGTCTTGGGCCGCTCGCACTCGGCGGCATCGCGATCGGCTTCGCCGGCGTGGTCGTCCTCGTGGTACCCGAGCTCTCCGGCAGCTCGGTCGGCACCTGGCCGGGACCGGCGTTCGTGATCGGGGCGTTCGTCGCCGCGGCGATCGGATCGGTCCTGCTCCGGCGTTTCGGCGGTGGCCGTCAGGGCCTCTGGCAGATCGGCACGCAGTTCGCCGTCGGCGCGCTCCTCATCGGGACTGCCGCGCTCGTCCTCCCGTACCCGCGGGCGGTTCCCCTGAGCGTCGGGGTGCTGGGCTCGCTGCTCTCGCTCGTCGTCTTCTCCTCGGTCCTCGGCTACTTCGTCTACTTCCTGCTGCTGCATCGCGCGGGGCCGGTCGGAGCGAACCTCGTGGCGTACCTGGTGCCGATCGTCGGGGTCGGGATCGGGTCCGGATTCTTCGCCGAGCCGATCTCGGTCTGGGAGATCGTGGGCTCGCTGATCGTCATCACGGGCGTCAGCCTCGTGATCTGGGCACCGACCCGGGGCGCGGTCCGAACTTCGTCCGCGCGCTGA
- a CDS encoding prephenate dehydrogenase/arogenate dehydrogenase family protein → MTRELAELRRAIREVDRELQRAVTRRLELARAIGRAKQAAGQPVRDYEIEREVLERWRAELVARGVAAGRSEELARWMIEEAVRVQDELGEGRPTTSDPTDILIVGGAGQMGAWMAGFLESMGHRVGVVDPRASATSAGPFRVHSDLLRAAQDADVIVVATPMRVARSIYRELEKSESEAVVFDILSIKAPIVRAIHRRRERHRPVGSVHPLFGPGARSLSGRNLLVLDCGDPASLERIVALFAPSSLAITTVPLDAHDRIMADVLALPHAVSLLFGTALGGGGRAPAPLGRLAPTSFLRQAQAARVVAAENPELSFDIQTLNPEMGRLYRRIEAAVRELREAVEAGDANRYGRLVSTARDHLEAVGPG, encoded by the coding sequence GTGACGCGCGAGCTGGCCGAACTCCGCCGGGCGATCCGGGAGGTCGATCGCGAACTCCAGCGCGCGGTGACACGTCGGCTCGAGCTGGCCCGCGCGATCGGACGGGCCAAGCAGGCCGCGGGCCAACCCGTCCGCGACTACGAGATCGAGCGCGAGGTCCTCGAGCGTTGGCGCGCGGAGCTCGTCGCGCGCGGGGTCGCCGCCGGACGTTCCGAGGAACTCGCCCGCTGGATGATCGAGGAGGCCGTCCGGGTCCAGGACGAGCTCGGCGAGGGACGGCCCACGACGAGCGATCCGACCGACATTCTCATCGTCGGCGGCGCCGGCCAGATGGGGGCGTGGATGGCCGGTTTCCTAGAATCGATGGGCCACCGCGTCGGGGTCGTCGACCCGCGCGCTTCTGCTACGAGCGCGGGGCCGTTCCGGGTGCACTCCGACCTGCTCCGCGCCGCGCAGGACGCCGACGTCATCGTCGTGGCGACGCCGATGCGCGTCGCCCGGTCGATCTACCGCGAACTCGAGAAATCCGAGAGCGAGGCCGTGGTGTTCGACATCCTTTCGATCAAGGCTCCGATCGTGCGCGCGATCCACCGGCGGCGCGAGCGACACCGGCCGGTCGGAAGCGTGCATCCGCTCTTCGGGCCCGGCGCGCGGAGCCTCTCGGGTCGCAACCTGCTCGTCCTCGACTGTGGGGATCCCGCGTCCCTCGAGCGCATCGTCGCCCTCTTCGCTCCGAGCTCGCTCGCGATCACGACCGTCCCGCTCGACGCCCACGACCGGATCATGGCGGACGTGCTCGCCCTCCCCCACGCCGTCAGCCTGCTCTTCGGCACCGCGCTCGGCGGCGGTGGCCGGGCACCAGCGCCACTCGGGCGGCTCGCGCCGACCTCGTTCCTGCGCCAGGCGCAGGCCGCGCGCGTCGTGGCGGCCGAGAATCCGGAGCTCTCCTTTGACATCCAGACCCTGAACCCGGAGATGGGCCGTCTCTATCGACGGATCGAGGCCGCGGTGCGCGAGCTGCGCGAGGCCGTCGAAGCCGGCGACGCGAACCGCTACGGTCGGCTGGTATCGACCGCGCGCGATCACCTGGAGGCGGTGGGCCCGGGCTAG
- a CDS encoding GNAT family N-acetyltransferase — MTPRRPRPPARSPTAEIRPVAGPEELERARELFTEYVASIRPARFASPPAHVVEEIAGLPGAYRPPAGTLLLAWDGATAVGAVGVRPLRDGRGELKHLYVRAPARARGLGRALVLAAVEFAARAGYAELVLDTLPEMAGAIALYASLGFHEVRAYWPNPVEDARFFALPAARTT; from the coding sequence ATGACCCCGCGGCGCCCCCGGCCGCCGGCGCGTTCCCCCACCGCGGAGATCCGGCCGGTCGCGGGTCCCGAGGAGCTCGAGCGCGCGCGCGAGCTGTTCACCGAGTACGTCGCGTCGATCCGCCCGGCCCGCTTCGCGAGCCCGCCGGCCCACGTGGTCGAGGAGATCGCCGGCCTGCCCGGTGCCTACCGGCCGCCCGCCGGCACCCTGCTCCTCGCCTGGGACGGCGCGACCGCCGTGGGCGCGGTCGGGGTCCGCCCGTTGCGGGACGGCCGGGGCGAGCTCAAGCACCTCTACGTTCGCGCGCCGGCCCGCGCCCGGGGTCTGGGGCGCGCGCTCGTGCTCGCCGCCGTGGAGTTCGCCGCGCGCGCCGGCTACGCCGAGCTCGTGCTCGACACGCTGCCCGAGATGGCGGGGGCGATCGCGCTCTACGCCTCGCTCGGCTTTCACGAGGTCCGGGCGTACTGGCCGAACCCGGTCGAGGACGCCCGCTTCTTCGCGCTCCCGGCCGCGCGCACAACGTAA